The DNA region GCCTGTATCGCGGTGTTGTCCGGGCGCTGGTAGTCCATCTTGAGCTTATCGAACGCGATGGTGCCGGACGCCGGCTTTACCAGGTAGTTGATGCACTTCAGCAGCGTCGTCTTGCCGGTACCGCTGGGGCCGATGATCGACACCACGTCTCCGCGCTTCACGGAGAGATCGACGCCGTTGAGAATCTGCGTGGTTCCGTAGGACAGCTTTAGGTTCTTGAGCTCAAGCATTCAGTTTGGTGTCCTTTTCGGTTGTGGTCTCGGCATCGACCCATTCGTCTCCGAGCAGCTCGGGCGTGTCGAACGCCTGGAGGTCGGCGAAATGACGCTCGCGGTCGATGACGAACAACGCCTTGACGATGCCCCGCGCGAGCCGGTCGGCACCTTCGCTGATCGCTGGAATGTCACCGGTGAGCTTGCCGTGGCTCAGCGTCGCCGGGAAATTGAAGCAGTGGATCTTCGCCAACGCCGGGCAGGCGCCAGGTTCCGTCTCGAGGAATTCGAACGCATCTCCAAGATCGGGCGAGCCTTCGAGTTCCGCGTTAGGCATTCCGGCCGGCGTCGGGAAACGGTCGCGCCATAGGCGGATATACGGTGCGACGGCGGCAAGTTCGGGCCGGTTGGTCAGGTCGATCTTGAAGCCGGTTCCGAAGATCAGGAAATCGACCGGATAGTGACCTTTCGGCGTCGCCACGACGAGATGGTCGCCGATCTGCTTCAGCTCGCTTATGGGGCTTTCCAGGTGGAGACGGGCCTGCGGGAAGGCGCTGACGCGCAGGACGCTCGGCCGTGGCGGCGGTGTCTGCTGGCCCATGGCGTAGTTCAGGAACCGCCATTTCCACTCGTCGGGAAGGCCCGCAAATCCATGCACCACCCCCTGGCTGCCGATGCCGGTGAACTTGTTGATCCGCGGCAGCTCCTTGCGACGCACGAACATGTCGAGGCGCGCGGCGCCGGCTTCAAGCGCCGTAGCGGCATTGTCCATCGCGGACGCGCCGGCTCCGACGACGCCGACCCGCTTTCCACGGAGTGCGGCGAAGTCGATCTCGTCGGCGGTATGAGCCCAGAAATTTCGATCGATGTCGTCGGCGATGGGAGGTAGATACGGGCCACCCAGGCCGTCGCGGCCTGTCGCCAGTACCACGTGGCGCGCGATCATGATTTCTGTTCTGTCAGCCTGACGGCAAACTAGGTCGAGCATTCCGTCCTCGCGAGGGAGAATCGCGTCGACCGATATCCCGTTGCACACCGGGAGCTCGAGTACCCGGCGGTACCAGATCAGGTAGTCCATCCAGATCTCGCGCGGCGCGCGGTCGAGAGCGAGCCAAGCTTCGTTGCCGTAGCGGGCCTCGTAATAGGCGCGGAACGTAAGAGACGGCAGCCCCATCGCAGGCCCGGTCAACTGCTTGGGGGAGCGAAGCGTTCGCATCCGCGCGAAGGTGACCCATGGCCCCTCCTGGCCAGCGGAGGCCTTGTCGAGCACGACGTGGTTCGCGACTCCGAGCCGCTTCAGCATGCCCGATGCGACAAGCCCGGCCATGCCGCCGCCAATGATGACGACGTCGACGACCGTCTTGCCGTCGACTTCGCGAGGAGGAATCCAGGACTTCGCGGGCAACTCCAGCCAGGCAAGATCCTGTTTCAGGCGAGTCTCGAGCGCCTCGAGTCCTTGAGGCAACGAGGACAGGTCGCTCATGACGGAACTCCCTCAGGCAGGGGAGTC from Rhizobium sullae includes:
- a CDS encoding NAD(P)-binding domain-containing protein; translation: MSDLSSLPQGLEALETRLKQDLAWLELPAKSWIPPREVDGKTVVDVVIIGGGMAGLVASGMLKRLGVANHVVLDKASAGQEGPWVTFARMRTLRSPKQLTGPAMGLPSLTFRAYYEARYGNEAWLALDRAPREIWMDYLIWYRRVLELPVCNGISVDAILPREDGMLDLVCRQADRTEIMIARHVVLATGRDGLGGPYLPPIADDIDRNFWAHTADEIDFAALRGKRVGVVGAGASAMDNAATALEAGAARLDMFVRRKELPRINKFTGIGSQGVVHGFAGLPDEWKWRFLNYAMGQQTPPPRPSVLRVSAFPQARLHLESPISELKQIGDHLVVATPKGHYPVDFLIFGTGFKIDLTNRPELAAVAPYIRLWRDRFPTPAGMPNAELEGSPDLGDAFEFLETEPGACPALAKIHCFNFPATLSHGKLTGDIPAISEGADRLARGIVKALFVIDRERHFADLQAFDTPELLGDEWVDAETTTEKDTKLNA